A single region of the Pristis pectinata isolate sPriPec2 chromosome 23, sPriPec2.1.pri, whole genome shotgun sequence genome encodes:
- the LOC127582093 gene encoding uncharacterized protein LOC127582093, whose amino-acid sequence MEESGGESRSPVPGGGAKHRFTEPGSTGGRVAEPGLLPQPAAPSPVTPAASRDPDETTIRDASNEQMANTDTAQWYSFPGADHNSCGYEVEPREQTTASVSLESDFFVSLKLAAILTFIFVAVTILLVCSKQNEPLLLHPDSPKFSHQHSLNQKLHKLRLLFPRQSDSFWAALENIFNQLPTDPAEIPKAQLVGVGYGVSWNTMLCLSKTIASLLLVSASDLGPDGKSKVRDYSQVLWSQAGSSPSPGTSHIIIAEIVKNLSCTVTLSLQPVTEPTAVPTSFVSVWSINAEPKQETFPSNFTLRIMAKVLHHLNQTVPINTDIPNTSVVTVNPEDHLESGFLC is encoded by the exons ATGGAGGAGAGCGGAGGCGAGTCCCGGAGCCCGGTCCCGGGCGGAGGCGCGAAGCACCGGTTCACAGAGCCCGGGAGCACCGGCGGGCGAGTGGCTGAGCCCGGACTCTTGCCCCAACCAGCTGCCCCCAGCCCAGTGACGCCAGCGGCGTCCCGTGACCCAG ATGAGACCACGATCAGGGATGCGTCCAATGAACAGATGGCAAATACTGACACAGCTCAGTGGTATAGTTTTCCTGGGGCTGATCACAATTCCTGTGGGTACGAAGTGGAACCAAGAGAGCAGACGACTGCTTCAGTCTCTCTAGAATCAGACTTCTTTGTTTCGTTAAAACTTGCtgccattttaacttttatttttgttgctgTCACAATCTTATTGGTTTGCTCCAAGCAGAATGAGCCTCTTCTCCTCCACCCTGACTCACCAAAGTTCAGTCATCAACATTCACTGAACCAAAAGCTTCATAAGCTGAGGCTGTTGTTCCCAAGACAATCAGATAGTTTTTGGGCAGCGCtggaaaatattttcaatcaGCTTCCCACTGACCCTGCTGAGATTCCCAAAGCTCAGTTAGTTGGAGTTGGATATGGTGTTTCTTGGAACACAATGCTTTGCCTCTCCAAGACTATTGCCAGTTTATTGCTAGTCAGTGCCAGTGATCTAGGTCCAGATGGAAAGAGTAAAGTGCGAGATTACAGCCAGGTTCTTTGGTCTCAAGCTGGTTCCTCTCCCAGTCCAGGCACTTCTCATATTATAATTGCAGAAATTGTGAAAAACCTCTCCTGTACTGTGACCCTGAGCCTGCAACCAGTCACTGAGCCAACAGCTGTGCCAACATCCTTCGTCTCAGTGTGGTCCATTAATGCGGAGCCCAAGCAAGAGACTTTCCCTTCTAATTTCACACTGAGAATTATGGCCAAGGTTTTACATCATCTCAACCAAACAGTACCCATTAATACAGACATCCCAAACACCTCTGTTGTAACAGTGAATCCTGAGGACCACTTGGAAAGTGGCTTTCTGTGCTGA